In Ignavibacteriales bacterium, the following are encoded in one genomic region:
- a CDS encoding aminotransferase class III-fold pyridoxal phosphate-dependent enzyme: protein MPNKVAFNENFPEITKSQEIFKKVEEGLIPGYTQLLAKGPEQWTKGIAPIYLKKGKGARVWDVDDNEYIDINMAVGPLVLGYCYDKVDEAIKKQLEDGITFSLTHPLEVELSEKITELIPCAESVRISKTGCDAASAAVRIARAFTGREKVLSCGYHGWHDWYISVTDRNAGIPKAVQDLTFTFNYNDIESLKDSIDEDTACVIMEPTVFHEPREGFLEEVKEICHKNGSLLIFDEIWTGFRLNIGGAQTHFGVTPDLATFSKAMANGMPISIVCGRKDVMKVLEHDVFFFTTFGGEALSLAASVATIDELVEKNVPAHLDRQGAKLKDGYNKIAEDLGMDYTKAIGFNYRSMVTYDPKAGDPLLQKTLVQQEMIKRGVLWGGFHTMCYSHTDADMDYIVKAYAEVLPILKDVVDNNKLKESLLGEPLKPVFRKTTNEGSKPKVKTGV, encoded by the coding sequence ATGCCAAATAAAGTTGCATTCAATGAAAATTTTCCTGAGATAACTAAGTCGCAGGAGATTTTCAAAAAAGTTGAAGAAGGACTGATACCGGGTTACACACAGCTTCTCGCCAAAGGACCCGAGCAGTGGACTAAAGGAATAGCACCTATCTATCTTAAAAAGGGCAAAGGCGCTCGCGTTTGGGACGTTGACGATAATGAATACATTGATATTAATATGGCGGTTGGTCCGCTCGTACTAGGTTACTGTTATGATAAAGTCGATGAAGCAATTAAGAAACAGCTTGAGGATGGGATTACTTTTTCTCTCACGCATCCGCTCGAGGTCGAGCTTTCCGAAAAGATAACGGAGCTTATACCCTGCGCGGAGTCCGTGAGAATATCAAAGACGGGTTGCGATGCCGCGTCAGCTGCTGTCAGGATTGCGAGAGCATTCACTGGCAGAGAGAAAGTCCTCTCCTGCGGATACCACGGATGGCATGACTGGTACATCAGCGTTACCGATAGGAACGCCGGCATCCCAAAAGCTGTGCAGGACCTCACCTTTACTTTTAATTATAATGATATAGAAAGTCTAAAGGATTCTATAGATGAAGATACTGCCTGCGTTATCATGGAGCCGACGGTCTTCCACGAACCCCGCGAGGGATTCCTCGAAGAGGTAAAGGAGATCTGCCATAAGAACGGAAGCCTTCTCATCTTTGACGAGATATGGACCGGCTTCCGGCTGAATATCGGCGGAGCGCAGACACACTTCGGTGTTACTCCCGACCTCGCGACCTTTTCTAAAGCGATGGCTAACGGCATGCCGATTTCAATCGTCTGCGGCAGAAAAGATGTAATGAAAGTATTGGAACACGATGTTTTCTTTTTTACGACGTTCGGTGGTGAAGCGCTTTCTCTCGCCGCCAGCGTAGCTACGATCGATGAGCTCGTCGAAAAAAATGTACCCGCGCACCTGGACAGGCAGGGCGCTAAACTAAAAGACGGTTACAACAAAATAGCGGAAGACCTGGGCATGGATTATACAAAAGCGATCGGCTTTAATTACCGCTCTATGGTCACTTACGACCCAAAAGCCGGCGACCCGCTCCTGCAAAAGACCCTCGTCCAGCAGGAGATGATAAAACGGGGAGTGCTGTGGGGTGGCTTCCACACTATGTGCTACTCCCACACCGACGCCGACATGGACTATATCGTAAAAGCTTACGCAGAAGTCTTGCCTATATTGAAGGATGTTGTGGACAACAATAAACTCAAAGAATCGCTACTTGGAGAGCCGCTAAAGCCGGTTTTCCGGAAGACCACTAACGAAGGTTCAAAACCTAAAGTAAAAACAGGGGTTTAG
- a CDS encoding transketolase, with the protein MTYEDLLHELVKKDDRYLVVTAENRAAIRGLPDKIGNRFIDTGITEQTMIGMSAGLALRGRIPITHALATFITMRAFEFIRTDVGIGNLPVKMVGGFSGFLSDGNGPTHQAIEDVSIMRGIPNVNVFCPADEEDMLIGLPEVLASESPFYIRYNNLKPAVEHSKDFEIGKAEIISEGKDAAILVYGILLKQAMEAKKILEEKGYSIGVTNIRTVKPIDEQAIINSAKNSNMLVTLEDHFLTGGLYSILGEIFLKNKITADVLPIALENKWFKPALFNDVLEYEGFTGEKIADRIESKIQNK; encoded by the coding sequence ATGACATACGAAGATCTTTTACATGAATTAGTAAAAAAGGACGACAGGTATCTTGTAGTTACTGCGGAAAATAGAGCCGCCATTAGAGGACTGCCGGATAAAATCGGGAACAGGTTCATAGATACCGGCATCACCGAGCAAACTATGATCGGGATGTCCGCGGGACTTGCGCTTAGAGGAAGGATCCCTATCACTCACGCGCTCGCGACGTTCATTACTATGCGCGCTTTCGAATTTATTCGAACCGATGTTGGGATCGGGAACCTCCCGGTAAAAATGGTCGGCGGTTTCTCCGGATTCCTTTCCGACGGAAACGGACCTACTCACCAGGCTATCGAGGACGTCTCTATTATGAGAGGTATTCCAAACGTGAATGTGTTCTGCCCCGCTGATGAGGAGGATATGCTCATTGGTCTGCCTGAGGTGCTGGCAAGCGAATCGCCCTTCTATATTAGATATAACAATCTGAAACCCGCTGTTGAGCATTCTAAGGATTTTGAGATCGGTAAAGCCGAGATCATATCCGAGGGAAAAGACGCTGCAATACTCGTTTACGGCATCCTGCTCAAACAGGCTATGGAAGCTAAGAAGATACTTGAGGAAAAAGGTTATTCTATAGGGGTTACCAATATAAGGACCGTAAAGCCCATAGATGAACAGGCAATTATTAATTCAGCGAAAAATTCCAATATGCTTGTTACTTTAGAAGACCACTTTTTAACAGGCGGTTTATATTCCATTCTGGGCGAAATATTTTTGAAAAACAAGATCACTGCTGACGTTCTCCCCATAGCTCTCGAAAACAAATGGTTTAAGCCCGCGCTATTTAATGACGTGCTCGAATATGAAGGCTTTACCGGGGAAAAGATCGCCGATAGGATCGAAAGCAAAATTCAAAACAAATAG
- a CDS encoding transketolase: MEEQKRKDLEETAFKVREHIIRMSTDGGCFIGASLSCADLIVYLYKDFLNINKDNLTDPERDYLLLSKGHDVPALYGTLAELGFIERDRLKNHLKTNDNIYWHPNRNIPGIEFHSGSLGHLLSVSIGIALDCKLRGQKNKVVVILGDGELNEGSVWEAALVAASFKLDNLIAVVDRNKFQANIQTEELIPLNSITDKFKAFGWEGRSLNGHSFDELQEGFANFPLAEGKPSVIVAETVRGKGLPSIEARADRWFVNFTHEEVDMLLKELHGEKEAELTSETIVAR, from the coding sequence ATGGAAGAACAAAAGAGAAAAGACCTGGAAGAAACTGCTTTTAAGGTGAGAGAACATATAATAAGGATGTCCACCGACGGAGGATGCTTTATCGGAGCGTCGCTCTCATGTGCTGACCTTATTGTTTACCTTTATAAAGACTTCCTTAATATTAATAAAGATAACCTGACCGACCCTGAGAGGGACTACCTCCTTTTATCTAAGGGACATGACGTACCGGCGCTTTACGGCACCTTAGCGGAACTGGGATTTATCGAAAGGGATAGACTGAAAAATCATTTAAAGACCAATGATAATATATACTGGCATCCTAACAGGAATATTCCCGGCATCGAATTTCATTCCGGGTCACTCGGACATCTGCTCAGTGTGTCAATAGGCATCGCGCTCGATTGTAAGCTCAGGGGACAAAAGAACAAAGTGGTAGTCATACTCGGTGACGGCGAGCTCAATGAAGGCTCTGTTTGGGAAGCCGCGCTTGTCGCCGCTTCGTTTAAACTGGACAACCTTATAGCGGTTGTGGACAGGAACAAGTTCCAGGCAAACATACAGACCGAGGAACTCATACCGCTCAATTCCATCACCGACAAGTTTAAAGCTTTCGGATGGGAAGGAAGATCACTGAACGGTCATAGTTTCGATGAACTGCAAGAAGGCTTTGCAAACTTTCCTTTAGCAGAAGGAAAGCCGAGCGTAATAGTAGCCGAAACCGTGAGAGGTAAAGGACTGCCGAGCATAGAGGCAAGAGCCGACAGGTGGTTCGTTAATTTTACACACGAAGAAGTAGACATGCTCTTGAAAGAACTGCATGGCGAAAAAGAAGCCGAGCTGACGTCGGAGACGATAGTAGCGAGATAA
- a CDS encoding glycosyltransferase family protein, with the protein MDSKNKNIVIVTQARTGSTRLPGKIVMPLAGKPLLVRMVERIEASAIPKTVVVATTYDAEDDDVEKLCAEYGFNCFRGHPTDLLERHYEAGKKYNADIIVKIPSDCPLIDPKIIDRVINYYLDNEDKYGFVSDLHPATFPDGNDVEVMPMEVLETAYNEAKLPMEREHTTPYIWENSGRFRIGNVEWGSGKDYSMSHRFTIDYKEDYDFINRVYDELYEKDPMFGLDEILALLEEKPEIYDINKMYAGVNWYRNHLDELKTITKEQTKII; encoded by the coding sequence TTGGATAGTAAAAATAAAAATATAGTAATAGTAACACAGGCGCGTACGGGTTCTACCCGTTTACCGGGAAAAATTGTTATGCCTCTCGCCGGAAAACCTCTGCTCGTCAGAATGGTCGAGAGGATAGAGGCTTCGGCAATTCCCAAAACAGTCGTCGTTGCGACCACTTACGATGCTGAAGACGACGATGTGGAAAAACTCTGCGCCGAATACGGATTCAACTGCTTCAGGGGACATCCCACCGACCTTCTCGAGAGACATTACGAAGCAGGGAAAAAATACAACGCTGACATCATTGTAAAGATCCCATCGGACTGCCCGCTCATAGATCCCAAAATTATAGATAGAGTGATAAACTATTATCTCGACAATGAGGATAAATACGGCTTCGTCAGTGACCTCCATCCCGCTACTTTCCCGGATGGAAACGACGTCGAGGTAATGCCTATGGAAGTGCTGGAGACTGCTTATAATGAGGCTAAACTGCCTATGGAAAGGGAGCATACGACACCCTATATCTGGGAAAACAGCGGTAGATTCCGCATCGGAAACGTAGAATGGGGATCCGGAAAGGATTACTCAATGTCGCACAGGTTCACAATTGATTATAAAGAAGATTATGATTTTATTAATAGAGTATATGATGAGCTTTATGAAAAGGATCCTATGTTCGGACTTGATGAGATATTAGCCCTTCTCGAAGAAAAACCGGAAATTTACGATATCAATAAAATGTATGCCGGTGTAAACTGGTATAGAAACCATCTGGACGAGTTAAAAACAATTACAAAAGAACAAACCAAAATTATTTAA
- a CDS encoding DNA primase translates to MRIPPEKLDEIAQANDIIDIISSYTRVKKSGKSFLALCPFHPDKNPSMNVSPEKQVYHCFSCGASGNVYKFVQDYEKVTFVEAAQILADRAGIELNYSWSSPDTSNEISLLFEINKFAAKYFHNNLKNAPDVERNFVMDYLAMRRIKPDTVKKFGVGYATKDWEGLFNYFAEDNTFKARDVETAGLILKRENDKTRFYDRFRGRLIFPVFNESGKVVAFGGRILYEDEKGAKYINSPESKIYNKSKILYGLNFAKESIRTLDYILLVEGYMDVISLYQAGVHNVVASSGTSLTEDQARLISRYTKNVVLLFDSDFAGVKAARRGIEILLEAGLDLNIVSLPEGEDPDSIVNKEGKDGFLKHLNKKKSVLRFVGDIYEKEDKLSTPEEKTVFVKEMIAYISKMPDSIKRAFYVKEIASAYNLYESDLRAELEKAVKDTRKASAPNKPVKTQVKKTASKSKNGVSGLEEEVLKIFIKGDSEAVEYAENNLHIEHFSNEMIVEIVRCFLDQLVDDGKTDISKILNTIESEDTKKLITSLSVEKYRVSERDVQTKNDHFTGFVEEKINLKYAKDVLKKLEKRKYEAELEKLPKTEEYLNARHELSVKINQLERS, encoded by the coding sequence ATGCGAATTCCTCCCGAAAAGCTGGACGAGATAGCCCAGGCAAATGACATCATCGATATAATATCTTCTTACACGCGCGTGAAAAAGAGCGGTAAGTCGTTCCTTGCATTATGTCCGTTTCACCCGGATAAAAATCCGTCGATGAACGTATCTCCCGAGAAACAGGTGTACCATTGTTTTTCCTGCGGGGCGAGCGGTAACGTGTATAAGTTTGTGCAGGATTACGAAAAGGTAACGTTCGTCGAAGCGGCACAGATACTTGCAGACCGTGCGGGGATAGAGCTTAACTATTCATGGAGTTCGCCCGACACGTCGAACGAAATTTCACTCTTATTCGAAATAAATAAATTTGCCGCGAAGTATTTTCACAATAATCTAAAGAACGCTCCCGATGTAGAGCGCAACTTTGTGATGGACTATCTCGCAATGCGGAGAATAAAACCGGACACAGTGAAGAAGTTCGGTGTCGGGTACGCGACGAAGGACTGGGAAGGACTCTTCAATTACTTCGCCGAGGATAATACGTTCAAGGCGAGGGACGTGGAGACGGCGGGCTTGATATTAAAGAGGGAGAACGACAAGACGCGGTTTTATGACAGGTTCCGGGGACGGCTGATATTCCCGGTATTCAATGAGAGCGGGAAGGTGGTGGCGTTCGGCGGAAGGATATTGTATGAGGATGAGAAAGGGGCGAAGTATATTAACTCGCCGGAATCGAAGATATACAACAAGAGTAAGATATTGTACGGGCTGAACTTCGCGAAAGAGAGCATACGTACGCTGGATTACATACTGCTGGTGGAGGGTTACATGGACGTGATATCACTTTACCAGGCCGGAGTGCATAACGTGGTGGCATCGAGCGGTACTTCGCTGACGGAAGACCAGGCGAGATTGATCTCACGATACACAAAGAACGTGGTACTGTTGTTCGACTCGGACTTCGCGGGAGTGAAAGCGGCGCGCCGTGGGATAGAGATACTGCTTGAGGCTGGACTGGACCTGAATATAGTTTCACTGCCGGAGGGTGAGGACCCGGATTCGATAGTTAATAAGGAGGGTAAGGACGGTTTCCTTAAACATCTTAATAAGAAGAAGTCCGTGCTGAGGTTCGTGGGTGACATATACGAGAAAGAGGATAAGCTTTCCACGCCGGAGGAAAAGACGGTATTTGTCAAAGAGATGATAGCGTATATAAGCAAGATGCCCGACAGCATAAAGCGTGCGTTTTATGTGAAGGAGATAGCGTCGGCGTATAATCTGTATGAGTCGGACCTGCGCGCGGAGCTGGAGAAGGCGGTGAAAGACACGCGGAAGGCTTCCGCGCCAAATAAGCCGGTGAAGACACAGGTGAAGAAGACGGCGAGCAAGAGCAAGAACGGTGTATCGGGGCTCGAGGAGGAGGTGCTGAAGATATTCATAAAAGGTGACAGCGAGGCTGTGGAGTACGCAGAGAATAATCTGCATATCGAGCATTTCAGTAATGAGATGATAGTAGAGATAGTGCGGTGCTTTTTGGATCAGCTGGTGGATGATGGCAAAACGGACATATCGAAAATACTAAATACAATAGAGAGCGAGGACACGAAGAAGCTCATTACGAGTTTATCGGTGGAGAAATACAGGGTGAGTGAGCGCGACGTGCAAACCAAGAACGACCACTTCACGGGATTTGTGGAGGAGAAGATAAATCTAAAATATGCGAAGGACGTGCTGAAAAAGCTAGAAAAGAGGAAATACGAGGCGGAGCTGGAGAAGCTCCCTAAGACAGAGGAATATCTAAACGCACGTCACGAATTAAGTGTAAAAATAAATCAGCTGGAGAGATCATGA
- a CDS encoding SLC13/DASS family transporter — MNNSPDRKFNIHRFHGFFSRSDDPVIQLIKVALGPLIALLINLLVEIDPARPQLTYMLSIAVWMAVWWILEAVPIAVTAILPFILFPFFGIMNTNDIAPLYMNQVIFLFIGGFIIAIAMEKWNLHRRIALRIIMSVGNHPGKILASFMFASYFLSMWISNTATVMMMLPTTLAIVYEINNQSGRTAGFSIALLLGVAYASSIGGIATLVGTPPNLIFLSNYIKAFPNEQTVNFTTWFVFALPTSLILFVVAFFLLKKFFIHRDSYAGLDPAILKEEYLSLGKITYEEKMVLTVFVGTAVLWFTRADLQIGDLLLPGWNKLFPNPEYYTDATVAIFMALILFIIPAKNPKGKMLMNTRALSKIPFGVILLFGGGFALAEGFIKTGLSQWMADQLAVFAVFPTFVLVLSITTFMNFFTEFTSNTASSQIFLPVILVLSQSIGVDPLLLMIPVTIAASFAFMLPIATPANMIVFGSDMIKVKDMIKAGIWLNLAGSLIVTIMMFLWGKVVFGLG; from the coding sequence TTGAACAATTCTCCCGACCGAAAATTCAATATTCATCGTTTCCATGGGTTCTTTTCCCGTAGCGATGACCCTGTTATCCAGCTTATAAAGGTTGCCCTGGGTCCTCTCATTGCGCTGTTAATAAATCTGTTAGTCGAGATAGATCCCGCAAGACCACAGCTTACTTACATGCTTTCGATAGCCGTATGGATGGCTGTCTGGTGGATACTCGAAGCCGTGCCCATCGCGGTTACTGCCATACTGCCTTTTATACTTTTTCCTTTCTTCGGAATAATGAATACTAACGACATCGCTCCCCTCTATATGAACCAGGTGATATTCCTTTTTATCGGCGGGTTTATAATAGCAATTGCGATGGAAAAATGGAATCTACACAGAAGGATCGCTCTGAGAATAATAATGTCCGTCGGAAACCACCCCGGTAAGATACTCGCGAGCTTTATGTTCGCGTCCTATTTCCTTTCCATGTGGATCTCCAATACCGCGACTGTGATGATGATGCTCCCGACCACACTTGCTATAGTTTATGAGATCAATAACCAGTCCGGGCGCACTGCCGGATTCTCGATAGCCTTACTGCTTGGTGTGGCGTATGCTTCATCCATAGGAGGGATTGCAACACTTGTCGGCACACCGCCTAATCTGATATTCCTGAGCAATTACATAAAAGCATTTCCCAATGAGCAGACTGTTAACTTCACCACATGGTTTGTTTTTGCTCTTCCTACATCACTAATACTTTTCGTCGTAGCGTTCTTCCTGTTAAAGAAATTTTTCATACATAGAGACTCATACGCGGGGCTCGACCCGGCTATATTAAAAGAGGAGTACCTCTCACTCGGAAAGATCACTTACGAGGAAAAGATGGTGCTTACCGTCTTTGTCGGAACGGCGGTGTTATGGTTCACACGGGCTGACCTGCAGATAGGAGACCTTTTGCTACCGGGATGGAATAAACTTTTTCCTAATCCGGAATACTATACTGACGCGACCGTAGCGATCTTTATGGCGCTCATTCTCTTTATTATACCCGCGAAAAATCCGAAGGGTAAAATGCTGATGAATACGCGCGCACTTTCTAAAATACCTTTTGGAGTGATACTTTTATTTGGAGGCGGATTTGCGCTAGCCGAGGGCTTTATAAAAACCGGGCTTTCTCAATGGATGGCAGATCAGCTGGCTGTCTTTGCAGTGTTCCCGACATTTGTACTCGTCCTCAGCATAACGACTTTCATGAACTTCTTCACCGAGTTCACATCTAATACTGCTTCATCGCAAATATTTCTGCCCGTTATACTTGTCCTGTCGCAATCTATAGGAGTCGACCCGTTATTGTTGATGATACCCGTTACGATCGCGGCATCCTTCGCGTTCATGCTTCCGATTGCAACACCTGCAAATATGATCGTCTTTGGAAGTGACATGATAAAAGTGAAAGACATGATAAAAGCCGGTATATGGCTAAATCTTGCCGGCTCATTGATTGTGACTATAATGATGTTTCTCTGGGGGAAAGTTGTGTTTGGTCTCGGTTGA
- a CDS encoding T9SS type A sorting domain-containing protein, whose product MIKRLLTALLLIAPLVVSGFLANKFTPGPDIKEEEEHEGMSGALQSLEFWTIQRAYPNSDIPDGKYEEAFEYSKNTLRKEADNSGTSWTQLGPHNFGGRTISLALNPGNPNTIYAGSASGGLWRSYTGGVGTSAWENIQTGFSVLGVGSIAINPLDTNEMYIGTGEVYGYGMSFGGISVRTTRGSYGIGILKTTDNGATWWKTLDWSPNTMRGVEVVRINPLNPNTVWAGTSEGTYVTFDAGNNWEQVDTTIMVTDLIINPNDTGTVLIACGNLGSTGTGFYRTTNSGANWTKITSGLPASWGGKAIFSIYGSSPNTVFASIGNGAATGAGTWLVKSTNFGLTWSTRTTNDYATYQGWYSHFAVVNQSDSSKVLCAGVDVYKSTNGGFNLSQKSFWYLWDLGRTPIGGPEGPPDYSHADHHCFVTHPSDPNIVYLGNDGGIFRTTDFGETFSGLNGGYQTQQFYNGFNSSETDSMLSNGGLQDNASAIWDGQLAWIRVLGGDGNWAAINYRNADTLYGTAQYLNLFRSVDGGANYDNIAPPTGGTGGFVSPFMLAHGNPQLIYTANVRIYKSTNGGNSWSSPNAGVQLDGNNPSLGMSVSPLNDNLVYVSSSPVVSNGKIFRTTNGGTTWQNVTGTLPNRYMIDIAADPVEESVVYVTASGFGTDHLYKSTNYGDTWASVDNNLPDVPTSSVVVDPLNNQHIYLGNDIGVYVTTNGGTNWQEFKVGMPDASIVMDLSISKLNRKLRAATHGSGVWERDLLSPMVGITPISSELDYNLGQNYPNPFNPETKINYSIKKAGNVQIVIYDILGKEVATLVNDFRSPGNYEVTWRGVTNSGVPVASGVYFYTIRSGDFYKVRKMTLVR is encoded by the coding sequence ATGATTAAAAGATTACTTACTGCTTTACTTCTTATCGCCCCTTTGGTTGTCTCGGGATTTTTGGCGAATAAATTCACGCCGGGACCGGACATCAAAGAAGAAGAGGAGCATGAGGGAATGTCCGGAGCACTTCAGTCGCTCGAATTCTGGACCATTCAAAGGGCTTACCCAAACAGCGATATTCCGGATGGTAAATATGAGGAAGCATTCGAGTATTCCAAAAATACCCTGAGGAAGGAAGCCGACAACTCCGGCACCTCATGGACACAACTGGGTCCCCATAATTTTGGCGGCAGGACGATCTCATTAGCACTCAATCCGGGCAACCCGAACACGATATACGCCGGTTCGGCAAGCGGAGGTTTATGGAGAAGTTATACAGGAGGTGTGGGCACAAGCGCATGGGAAAACATTCAAACAGGATTTTCTGTTCTAGGCGTGGGTTCGATAGCTATCAATCCTCTAGATACAAATGAAATGTATATCGGAACAGGAGAGGTCTATGGCTACGGAATGTCGTTTGGCGGTATAAGCGTAAGAACGACACGAGGCAGTTACGGAATAGGTATTTTGAAAACAACAGACAACGGCGCTACATGGTGGAAAACGCTCGACTGGTCTCCAAATACAATGAGAGGGGTGGAGGTTGTGAGAATCAATCCGCTCAATCCCAATACTGTCTGGGCAGGAACTTCAGAGGGTACTTACGTTACCTTCGATGCCGGAAATAACTGGGAGCAGGTCGATACTACAATAATGGTAACGGACCTTATAATAAATCCAAATGATACGGGCACGGTATTGATAGCATGCGGTAATCTTGGCAGTACGGGGACAGGTTTTTACAGAACGACTAATTCCGGCGCCAACTGGACTAAAATAACATCAGGACTCCCTGCATCATGGGGCGGAAAGGCAATATTCTCTATATACGGTTCTTCCCCGAACACAGTATTTGCAAGCATAGGAAACGGCGCGGCGACCGGGGCAGGTACATGGTTAGTTAAAAGCACTAACTTTGGTCTAACATGGTCAACCAGGACAACGAACGATTACGCAACATACCAGGGATGGTACTCGCATTTCGCAGTTGTGAACCAGTCCGATTCGAGCAAGGTACTTTGTGCCGGTGTAGACGTTTATAAATCAACGAACGGCGGATTTAATTTATCACAAAAGTCATTCTGGTATCTGTGGGACCTCGGCAGAACTCCAATCGGAGGACCTGAGGGACCGCCGGATTATTCACATGCAGATCATCACTGTTTTGTAACACATCCGAGTGATCCGAACATAGTTTACCTGGGAAATGATGGTGGAATATTCAGGACGACGGATTTTGGAGAGACCTTTTCGGGTTTAAACGGAGGTTACCAGACACAGCAGTTTTACAACGGATTTAATTCCTCAGAAACCGATTCTATGCTCTCGAACGGAGGCTTACAGGATAACGCGAGCGCAATATGGGACGGACAACTTGCCTGGATAAGGGTTCTTGGCGGAGACGGAAACTGGGCGGCGATAAATTACAGGAACGCAGACACTCTATATGGCACAGCACAATATCTTAATCTATTCAGGTCGGTGGACGGCGGAGCGAATTATGATAACATAGCACCACCTACAGGCGGAACAGGCGGATTTGTTTCTCCGTTCATGCTTGCTCACGGCAACCCGCAATTGATATATACAGCTAATGTACGGATATATAAGTCGACCAATGGAGGAAATAGCTGGTCATCACCGAACGCAGGCGTTCAGCTGGACGGCAACAATCCATCACTGGGAATGTCTGTGTCACCTTTGAATGATAATCTTGTTTATGTTTCATCATCGCCTGTAGTATCGAACGGGAAGATATTTAGAACTACAAACGGAGGAACGACCTGGCAGAACGTAACCGGTACATTGCCGAACAGGTACATGATCGATATTGCGGCAGACCCGGTAGAGGAATCCGTTGTATATGTAACGGCATCGGGATTTGGTACAGACCATCTATATAAGTCGACGAATTACGGTGACACATGGGCGAGCGTGGACAATAATCTCCCCGACGTGCCGACTTCGTCGGTCGTGGTCGATCCGTTAAACAACCAGCATATATATCTCGGTAATGACATCGGTGTTTATGTAACTACAAACGGCGGTACTAACTGGCAGGAGTTTAAAGTGGGAATGCCGGACGCTTCGATAGTTATGGACCTGAGCATTTCAAAGCTGAACAGGAAACTGCGCGCGGCTACACACGGAAGCGGTGTCTGGGAAAGAGACCTGCTCTCTCCGATGGTGGGCATTACGCCGATAAGTTCGGAACTGGATTATAATCTCGGTCAGAACTATCCGAATCCGTTTAACCCGGAGACAAAGATAAACTACAGCATTAAGAAAGCAGGTAATGTACAGATAGTAATATATGATATACTCGGCAAGGAGGTTGCAACACTTGTGAATGATTTCCGTTCGCCGGGTAACTATGAAGTGACATGGAGAGGTGTTACAAATTCAGGCGTGCCTGTCGCCTCAGGTGTATATTTTTACACGATCAGGTCAGGTGATTTTTACAAGGTCAGGAAGATGACTTTAGTAAGGTAA
- a CDS encoding GxxExxY protein, which translates to MLYEDITSKIIKSAMTVHSDLGNGFQEVIYQRALEIEMGYEGLNFVRELEMPVFYREMQIGTRRVDFFVEDKIMVELKAVIELQDVHLAQAMNYLEAYKMEIGLLINFGARSLEFKRVHNNKLLSKSR; encoded by the coding sequence ATGCTATACGAGGATATCACAAGTAAAATCATCAAATCCGCGATGACCGTTCATTCGGATCTGGGAAATGGGTTTCAGGAAGTTATATACCAGCGGGCATTAGAAATCGAAATGGGTTATGAAGGCCTTAATTTTGTGAGAGAATTGGAAATGCCGGTATTCTACAGAGAGATGCAGATTGGTACTCGCCGAGTGGATTTTTTTGTGGAAGACAAAATTATGGTTGAATTAAAAGCAGTTATTGAGCTTCAAGATGTTCATCTTGCTCAGGCAATGAATTATCTTGAAGCTTATAAAATGGAAATCGGACTTCTTATTAATTTTGGTGCAAGAAGTCTCGAATTTAAAAGAGTGCACAATAACAAATTACTGTCCAAATCGAGGTAA